A window of Torulaspora globosa chromosome 8, complete sequence contains these coding sequences:
- the FUM1 gene encoding fumarase FUM1 (ancestral locus Anc_6.13), producing MLRSSLLKTSPRASSFSSRMSFSSRSMVSQEFRVETDAFGEIRVPADKYWGAQTQRSLENFKIGGARERMPEPIIRAFGVLKKSAAVVNESLGTLDPAIAGPIKQAADEVAQGKLTSHFPLVVFQTGSGTQSNMNANEVISNRAIELIGGEMGSKQIHPNNHCNQAQSSNDTFPSVMHIAAVTEITHHLLPELGALRDALDAKAQEFKDIVKIGRTHLQDATPLTLGQEFSGYVQQLTNGIDRVEKSLHHLKFLAQGGTAVGTGLNTKVGFAEMIAEQVSKETGIEFQTAPNKFEALAAHDAIVEASGALNTVACSLFKIAQDIRYLGSGPRCGYGELSLPENEPGSSIMPGKVNPTQNEAMTQVCVQVMGNNSTITFAGASGQFELNVFKPVMISNLLSSVRLLADASYSFRVHCVEGIQANRDKISKLLHESLMLVTALNPKIGYDAASKVAKNAHKKGITLKESALELGVLSEAEFDEWVVPENMIGPKP from the coding sequence ATGTTGAGATCCAGcctgttgaagacatcGCCAAGAGCCAGCAGCTTCAGTTCAAGAATGTCGTTTTCCAGTCGTTCGATGGTTTCGCAAGAGTTCAGGGTCGAGACGGATGCGTTTGGCGAGATTAGAGTGCCAGCAGACAAGTACTGGGGGGCGCAGACACAGCGTTCTCTGGAGAATTTCAAGATTGGTGGTGCCCGTGAGCGGATGCCCGAGCCGATCATTCGTGCTTTCGGcgtgttgaagaaatctgcAGCTGTGGTGAACGAATCGCTGGGTACCCTGGACCCTGCGATCGCAGGGCCAATCAAGCAGGCTGCAGATGAAGTCGCCCAGGGCAAGCTGACCAGTCACTTCCCTCTGGTTGTATTTCAGACGGGCTCCGGGACGCAATCGAACATGAACGCGAATGAGGTGATCTCCAACAGGGCGATTGAGCTGATCGGTGGTGAGATGGGCTCGAAGCAGATCCATCCCAACAACCACTGCAACCAGGCGCAGTCGTCGAATGACACCTTCCCTTCCGTGATGCACATTGCAGCGGTCACCGAGATTACCCACCACTTGCTGCCCGAGCTGGGCGCGTTGAGAGACGCCCTGGACGCCAAGGCCCAGGAGTTCAAGGACATCGTCAAGATCGGCAGAACCCATCTGCAGGACGCGACGCCGCTCACTCTGGGTCAGGAGTTCAGCGGGTACGTCCAGCAACTGACCAACGGTATCGACCGGGTGGAAAAGTCGTTGCACCATTTGAAGTTCCTAGCGCAGGGCGGCACCGCGGTCGGCACCGGTTTGAACACCAAGGTCGGGTTTGCTGAGATGATCGCGGAACAGGTCTCCAAGGAGACCGGGATCGAGTTCCAGACGGCTCCCAACAAGTTCGAGGCGCTAGCCGCACACGATGCGATTGTCGAGGCCAGCGGCGCCCTCAACACCGTCGCCTGCtcgctgttcaagattgCGCAGGATATCAGATACCTGGGCTCCGGTCCGCGCTGCGGCTACGGAGAGCTCTCCCTCCCAGAAAACGAGCCAGGCTCCTCTATCATGCCCGGTAAGGTCAACCCAACGCAAAACGAAGCCATGACTCAGGTGTGTGTCCAGGTTATGGGTAACAACTCCACAATCACCTTTGCCGGTGCGTCGGGTCAGTTTGAACTGAACGTCTTCAAGCCCGTCATGATTTCCAACCTGTTGAGCTCTGTCAGATTGCTAGCCGACGCCTCTTACTCGTTCAGAGTCCACTGTGTCGAAGGTATCCAGGCCAACAGAGACAAGATCTCTAAGCTACTGCATGAATCACTGATGCTCGTAACCGCGTTGAACCCCAAGATTGGCTACGACGCTGCCTCCAAGGTTGCCAAGAACGCTCATAAGAAGGGAATTACTCTGAAGGAGTCTGCTCTTGAACTAGGCGTTCTCTCCGAAGCGGAGTTTGACGAATGGGTCGTCCCCGAGAATATGATCGGTCCCAAACCTTGA
- the SOM1 gene encoding Som1p (ancestral locus Anc_6.12) has translation MAPPTPVLTREQLERQISFPSADGCQLKSLTQFQCQIFPPGSGEYLCIPFKRLFEECVVAAGASKNTPSRFEVTSPLTNS, from the coding sequence ATGGCTCCGCCAACGCCCGTGCTCACCAGGGAGCAGCTCGAGCGCCAGATCAGCTTCCCCAGCGCCGACGGCTGCCAGCTCAAGTCGCTGACCCAGTTCCAATGCCAGATTTTTCCGCCGGGCAGCGGCGAATACCTCTGCATCCCATTCAAGagactctttgaagagtGTGTAGTCGCTGCAGGAGCCTCCAAGAACACTCCCAGCAGGTTCGAGGTTACTTCACCACTCACCAACTCCTAG
- the PCM1 gene encoding phosphoacetylglucosamine mutase PCM1 (ancestral locus Anc_6.11), producing the protein MVDGQLVAELVEKYCTTRGYRYSYGTAGFRDDASRLDTVMFATGIIACLRSIALDGRPVGVMITASHNPASDNGVKIVEPDGSMLVQSWESTATDLANLLSSGSAEAIRQKIGQLASSGSGVRPRLVVGRDSRVSGPRLLQCLLGSASSLFQAQIRDYGLLTTPQLHYPTSRSLSMDRSVEEEDYFVDFSSAWNEITRLHDVEGLPCAGLVVDCANGVGGLKIHSFIPRCRVLSGTTTVINDNCSDAESLNRGCGADFVKTNQRLPTGIKETDGDSRLYCSFDGDADRVVFYYLNEDSKFQLLDGDRISALLAYFIAQLLEQSGLRSVLSMGVVQTAYANGSSTKYLQNQLNVPVTCAKTGVKHLHHEAVSNYDVGIYFEANGHGTVIFSDRFHDTVGSQTQDSLATKTLRLLPQLINQTVGDAISDMLAVLAVLSILKWSPSRWGKEFTDLPNLLNKVIVPDRSKFIATDQERRLTSPAGLQEKIDEAVSRFRSARSFVRASGTEDAVRVYAEAATQEEANELSAVVSRLVLESC; encoded by the coding sequence ATGGTTGACGGTCAATTGGTTGCGGAACTGGTGGAGAAGTACTGTACCACAAGGGGGTATCGCTATTCGTACGGAACCGCGGGCTTTAGAGACGATGCTTCGAGGCTGGACACGGTTATGTTCGCTACTGGGATCATTGCGTGTCTGAGGTCGATTGCGCTGGATGGGAGGCCCGTTGGGGTGATGATCACGGCGTCACACAACCCTGCTTCGGACAACGGCGTGAAGATAGTTGAGCCGGACGGCTCTATGCTTGTGCAGTCGTGGGAATCTACGGCGACAGATCTGGCCAATCTGCTTTCGAGCGGGTCTGCAGAGGCAATTCGCCAGAAGATCGGGCAGTTGGCCAGCAGTGGGTCTGGTGTCCGGCCGAGGCTGGTTGTGGGACGTGACTCGCGAGTGTCGGGTCCTCGTTTGCTGCAATGCCTGCTGGGAAGCGCCAGCTCGCTCTTCCAGGCGCAAATAAGGGACTACGGATTGCTCACGACGCCGCAGCTGCACTACCCGACCAGCAGGTCGTTGTCAATGGACCGCTCGgtcgaggaggaagacTACTTTGTTGATTTTAGCAGCGCCTGGAACGAGATCACACGTCTACATGATGTGGAAGGGCTTCCTTGCGCTGGGTTGGTGGTGGACTGTGCCAATGGTGTCGGCGGCCTCAAGATACACAGCTTTATACCACGCTGCCGTGTGTTGAGCGGGACTACAACGGTGATTAACGACAACTGTTCTGACGCAGAGTCGCTGAACCGTGGCTGCGGTGCTGACTTCGTCAAGACCAATCAGAGGCTGCCCACCGGGATCAAGGAAACTGACGGCGATTCCCGTTTGTACTGTTCGTTCGACGGTGACGCTGATCGCGTTGTGTTCTACTACTTGAACGAGGACAGCAAGTTCCAATTGCTAGACGGCGACAGAATCTCCGCTCTCCTCGCATATTTCATCGCCCAGCTACTCGAGCAATCCGGCCTGAGGTCCGTCTTGTCGATGGGTGTGGTGCAGACGGCCTACGCCAATGGGAGCTCTACCAAGTACTTGCAGAATCAGTTGAACGTTCCAGTCACATGCGCCAAGACTGGCGTTAAACACTTGCATCATGAAGCCGTGAGCAACTACGACGTCGGCATATACTTCGAGGCCAATGGTCATGGCACAGTCATTTTTTCTGACCGGTTCCATGACACTGTGGGCAGCCAAACTCAGGACTCTCTTGCCACCAAGACTCTGAGATTGTTGCCTCAGCTGATCAATCAGACAGTCGGCGATGCTATCTCTGACATGCTGGCGGTCCTAGCAGTCCTCTCCATTCTAAAATGGTCACCCAGTCGCTGGGGCAAGGAATTTACAGATTTGCCAAATCTGTTGAATAAGGTAATAGTTCCTGACAGGTCCAAGTTTATTGCTACTGACCAAGAGCGCAGATTAACCTCGCCAGCAGGGCTTCAGGAGAAGATCGACGAAGCTGTATCAAGGTTTCGCTCAGCCAGAAGTTTTGTAAGAGCCAGCGGAACTGAGGACGCTGTTAGGGTTTATGCGGAAGCAGCCACTCAGGAAGAGGCCAATGAACTATCTGCGGTGGTCAGCAGGCTAGTCCTTGAGAGCTGCTAA
- the KEL3 gene encoding Kel3p (ancestral locus Anc_6.10), with product MAKKSKKDKEAKKARAEAKLKKSEGKAAEKEKKKSKKIFGADEEDDLDIEEVLANFKKEQEKFEKVVVESINKPSKRINSCMISNPNHGKSELIIFGGENTNQATSTTTFYNDLIVFSPDNGQWKKITSQNAPMPRSSAAMAGHPSGIALLHGGEFSSPKQNTFYHYSDTWLLDCSTKEWSKIEQKNGPSARSGHRMAVWKNFIILHGGFRDLGTSTTYLNDCWLFDITTHKWKQVEFPPNHPVPDARSGHSLISDQDGAILWGGYCKVKAGKGLQKGKILTDCWHLKMNSNVNAIRWDRKKKQGFQPSPRVGCSMVPHKGRGILFGGVYDYEETEESLDSNFYNDIFTYQINTNRWYSLALRPQRTKQVKLNNKSTRDQEKELEELLNKILENAQLGDGDEDGENSEESSTLVGSRDDSEDEIKSAAKDYKISSELPHPRFNAATTVIDDTLFIFGGLWECGEKDYSIDSFYSIDLNRADGVTIYWEDLTALQNAQDNSDDESDMEDGDDTDDDNSDEEGTDRKLVAEEEEEEEEVEEEEMEYPDPRPWLPHPKAFESLRSFYVRTGPAFLEWAISNNRDAKGKHLKTKAFEICESRWWERRDQVRIEEDKLEELGGVGEIVEKDTTKTSKRR from the coding sequence ATGGCTaaaaagagcaagaaggataaggaagccaagaaggcTAGAGCTGAGGCtaaactgaagaaaagtgaaggaaaagctgcagaaaaggaaaagaagaagtccaAGAAGATTTTTGGTGCTGACGAGGAGGATGACTTAgacattgaagaagtgctggcaaacttcaagaaagaacAGGAGAAGTTCGAAAAAGTTGTGGTTGAATCCATTAACAAACCATCGAAAAGAATCAATTCTTGCATGATTTCTAACCCCAACCATGGCAAAAGTGAGTTGATAATTTTTGGTGGTGAGAATACCAATCAAGCCACCTCTACGACAACATTTTACAACGATCTTATCGTTTTCTCACCCGACAATGGTCAATGGAAAAAAATCACGTCACAAAATGCTCCAATGCCTAGATCATCCGCCGCCATGGCCGGCCATCCTAGTGGTATAGCTCTTCTACATGGCGGTGAGTTTTCTTCGCCCAAGCAAAATACTTTTTACCACTACTCAGACACTTGGCTCCTCGACTGTTCGACCAAGGAATGGAGCAAGATTGAGCAAAAAAATGGTCCATCTGCACGTTCAGGTCATCGGATGGCTGtttggaagaacttcatCATATTACATGGCGGGTTTAGGGATCTTGGCACGTCGACGACGTATCTGAATGATTGTTGGTTGTTCGACATCACTACTCACAAGTGGAAGCAGGTCGAATTTCCACCTAACCATCCTGTTCCTGATGCACGTTCAGGACATTCCCTGATTAGTGACCAAGATGGCGCCATTCTATGGGGTGGGTACTGTAAAGTTAAAGCTGGAAAAGGCCTTCAGAAGGGCAAAATCTTGACCGATTGTTGGCATCTGAAGATGAACTCCAACGTCAATGCCATCAGATGGGAtagaaagaagaagcaaggTTTTCAGCCTTCACCAAGAGTTGGCTGCTCGATGGTCCCCCATAAAGGAAGAGGTATATTGTTTGGCGGTGTGTACGACTACGAGGAGACCGAAGAAAGCCTGGATTCGAACTTTTACAATGACATTTTTACTTACCAGATAAACACCAACAGATGGTATTCTTTAGCATTGAGACCACAGCGGACAAAGCAAGTCAAACTGAACAACAAAAGCACGagagatcaagagaaagagctcgaGGAGCTATTAAATAAGATCCTGGAGAATGCTCAACTAGGCGACGGTGATGAAGACGGCGAAAATAGCGAAGAAAGCTCTACCTTGGTCGGCAGTAGAGACGATTCTGAAgacgagatcaagagcGCGGCTAAAGACTACAAAATCTCAAGCGAATTACCTCACCCACGGTTCAACGCAGCCACGACTGTAATTGACGATACCCTGTTCATTTTTGGTGGACTCTGGGAATGCGGCGAGAAAGACTACTCTATCGATTCCTTCTACAGCATTGATCTCAACAGGGCTGATGGGGTGACCATCTATTGGGAGGATTTGACCGCTTTGCAAAACGCTCAAGATAATTCTGACGACGAATCAGATATGGAAGACGGGGACGACACCGATGACGACAacagcgatgaagagggcACCGATCGAAAGCTTGTcgcagaggaagaggaagaggaagaagaggttgaagaggaggaaatgGAATATCCTGATCCGCGCCCATGGTTGCCGCATCCTAAAGCGTTTGAGTCTCTGCGTTCTTTCTACGTGCGCACGGGTCCAGCATTCCTGGAATGGGCCATCTCCAACAACAGAGACGCTAAGGGCAAGCATTTGAAGACTAAGGCGTTCGAGATCTGCGAGAGTCGTTGGTGGGAGAGGAGAGATCAAGTCCGcatcgaggaagataagCTCGAAGAACTAGGCGGTGTCGGCGAAATTGTCGAGAAGGACACAACCAAAACCTCCAAGAGAAGATAG
- the HAT2 gene encoding Hat2p (ancestral locus Anc_6.9) has protein sequence MTSVTGEEAEKPLSVDDEYELWKSNVPLMYDFVSETNLTWPTLTLEWLPSSSASERQELILGTHTSGEEPNYLKIAAIDLPDEIIPGKVEADTNGTTKSNIRITKKFKHDEEVIRARYMPQDSNIIATINGKGVVFIYDRSRETADGFLSALKYHQENGYGLSFNPRDKGKLLSGSDDSNIALWDVTSKNINPIATWENCHQDIVNDCKWHELDGNTFGSVSEDLTLQLHDQRVKDAAGTKIVTPVAFNTIAFSKHSTNLFAAAGTNSLIYLYDARRPSEALHSMSGHDGNVTNLEFYAEKDGIVTSSGEDRRVLLWDLTEIGAEQTPDDAEDGAPEVLMIHAGHRSPVNDFSMNPNIPWLMASAEEENIVQVWKCSSKLPKIGGAPAIDDSLLE, from the coding sequence ATGACATCTGTGACCGgggaagaagctgaaaagcCGTTATCTGTGGACGATGAGTACGAACTTTGGAAATCTAACGTTCCTTTGATGTATGACTTCGTTAGCGAGACGAATTTGACTTGGCCAACTTTGACGCTCGAATGGTTgcccagcagcagcgcTAGTGAGCGCCAGGAATTGATTCTTGGGACTCACACATCTGGAGAAGAACCTAACTATTTGAAGATAGCTGCAATTGATCTGCCAGATGAAATTATACCTGGAAAAGTGGAAGCCGACACGAATGGCACTACCAAGTCGAATATCAGGATTACCAAAAAGTTCAAGCATGACGAGGAGGTGATAAGGGCGCGATATATGCCTCAAGATAGCAATATCATCGCTACAATCAATGGCAAGGGTGTTGTGTTTATATATGACAGATCCCGCGAAACCGCTGACGGCTTCTTGTCAGCCTTGAAATATCATCAGGAAAACGGCTATGGGCTGTCTTTTAATCCTAGGGACAAGGGAAAGCTTCTGAGTGGTTCCGATGACTCCAACATTGCTCTGTGGGATGTCACGAGTAAAAACATTAATCCCATCGCCACCTGGGAAAACTGCCATCAGGATATCGTTAATGATTGTAAATGGCATGAATTGGATGGCAACACATTCGGCTCAGTTTCCGAGGATCTGACGCTGCAGTTGCACGATCAGAGGGTAAAGGATGCCGCAGGCACAAAAATCGTCACACCAGTCGCGTTCAACACCATAGCATTTAGTAAGCACTCTACGAATCtgtttgctgctgctggaacGAATTCGCTGATCTACTTATATGATGCCAGAAGGCCATCGGAGGCTTTACACAGCATGTCCGGCCATGACGGAAATGTCACGAATCTGGAATTTTATGCAGAGAAGGACGGGATTGTTACGTCTTCAGGAGAGGATAGGCGAGTTCTTCTGTGGGATTTGACCGAAATAGGAGCCGAACAAACTCCAGACGATGCAGAGGACGGTGCACCAGAGGTCTTGATGATCCATGCTGGCCATAGAAGCCCCGTGAATGATTTCTCGATGAATCCAAATATTCCTTGGTTGATGGCCAGtgcagaagaagaaaatatAGTACAGGTTTGGAAATGTTCAAGCAAACTGCCCAAAATAGGAGGGGCCCCTGCCATAGACGATTCGTTACTAGAGTGA
- the PBI1 gene encoding Pbi1p (ancestral locus Anc_6.8) — MSFRSLSSVEKKVLSQSLEGHRNGIVFGAMYSTTPEEWSDDATLLTYKDSRLNVSLLSRALAKLISEHVELYTTITEGLEFAPVKEIKADDVINTITFDSYKDELVNCRFGAPPYLLRHIFNQTIFQPGSGNVLWELFVVDETLVIFHGHDVLFDVFSAANFHKLFLDTLNSIPKKGKELSTIFKLDRAVLPHFPKSIYDSAKLRLPAKAADLFNLQTQSFFKALYVNALKKPFNYLNSNPPQQLKEFRARYADILRTDNNLCGTTIFGNIPPERLERLNCLFKQQDICLRSFVCAITMLCLKPIVRNFTGTITFCVPADLRSSLEDSSEFGMFYKDIRVECPLSLIDDQNFSGLTVYNGYDSSSIKLSEKDPKYREQLLEYQFKKVTDHVVTILRQRMKAWEKFGFNDDDIKRMRFSYEEKNNNTKLIQINDLSNIKIGTDNVPDGKFGVRELNVTQSLRPGQLMSLSYTHSEKGLNICIHYPDSYNMEAFMECFQSFIEDV; from the coding sequence ATGTCCTTTAGATCATTAAGCAGCGTTGAAAAAAAGGTTTTATCACAATCCTTGGAAGGTCATCGAAATGGCATTGTCTTCGGTGCAATGTATTCTACGACACCAGAAGAGTGGTCCGATGATGCTACGCTTCTAACTTACAAGGATTCACGTCTAAATGTGtcacttctttcaagagcGCTTGCGAAGCTGATCTCGGAGCACGTCGAACTTTATACCACAATAACAGAAGGCCTAGAATTTGCACCAGTCAAGGAAATCAAAGCCGACGACGTCATTAACACGATAACCTTCGACAGTTACAAGGATGAGCTTGTTAATTGCCGCTTCGGAGCTCCGCCATATCTGCTGCGCCATATTTTCAATCAAACGATTTTTCAACCGGGTTCTGGTAATGTTTTATGGGAGCTCTTTGTAGTTGACGAAACTTTGGTTATCTTTCATGGGCATGATGTCTTGTTTGATGTATTCTCTGCGGCCAACTTTCACAAGCTCTTTTTGGATACTCTGAATAGCATCCCgaagaaaggaaaagaattgTCAACTATCTTCAAGCTTGATCGTGCAGTTCTTCCACATTTTCCCAAGTCCATTTATGACAGTGCGAAGCTCCGCCTACCTGCTAAGGCAGCCGATTTGTTCAATCTTCAGACCCagtctttcttcaaagcgttATACGTGAATGCTCTTAAGAAACCTTTCAACTATCTGAATTCAAATCCTCCACAGCAACTGAAGGAATTTCGCGCACGCTATGCTGATATACTGAGAACTGATAATAATTTATGTGGCACCACAATTTTTGGTAACATTCCTCCTGAGAGGTTGGAACGTTTAAATTGTTTGTTCAAGCAGCAGGACATTTGCTTAAGAAGTTTCGTTTGTGCAATTACAATGCTCTGTTTGAAGCCTATTGTTAGGAACTTCACGGGCACTATCACGTTTTGCGTTCCTGCTGATCTGAGGTCATCGTTAGAGGATTCTTCGGAATTTGGCATGTTTTATAAGGACATTAGAGTGGAATGCCCGTTGTCGTTGATAGATGATCAAAACTTTTCCGGCCTCACAGTCTACAATGGATATGACTCGAGTAGCATCAAACTGTCAGAGAAAGACCCTAAATACAGGGAGCAACTCCTAGAGTATCAGTTCAAAAAAGTCACTGATCATGTCGTTACAATATTGAGACAGAGAATGAAGGCGTGGGAAAAGTTTGGCTTCAATGACGATGACATTAAGAGGATGAGGTTCAGCtacgaagaaaagaataaCAATACCAAGCTTATCCAGATAAACGATCTCTCAAACATCAAAATAGGGACTGATAATGTTCCTGATGGTAAGTTCGGTGTGAGAGAGCTCAATGTGACTCAAAGCCTAAGGCCTGGTCAGCTCATGTCTCTGTCTTATACTCACAGCGAAAAGGGCCTCAACATTTGTATCCATTATCCTGACAGTTATAATATGGAGGCTTTCATGGAATGTTTTCAATCATTCATCGAGGATGTTTAG